cggcgctcgcgacTCGCCAACCCCTCTCGCGGCTGCGGCTCTTCCCGATCCGGCTGTAGGATTCCAGGTACCTTCCCCCTTTGCTGCTCAATGAAGTCGCAGGACTGCTGCAGAAATTTCTTCCGATTCCAAAATGCGTTTGTAAATTTTGTTCGAAACTTCTGTAGAATTTTGAAATTTCGGGTGACCGCCGAAATTTTTTACGATACCGATAGTGTTAATAAGTGTTAACCCGTTACCCCTGCTATCAATAGACTTGTATGGACTCTTGTGTAGAAGGCATTGTATCGCATAAATATCACACACGAATATGTGGGTGTTAAAAGCTTATGTTTTGGTGTGTTTGTTGAAACAGTTTGTGTGAGGAAACTCAGTAATCTCTAAGAGGGAAGATTTTATGGTTCAATCTTagcagggattttttttttttggggggtggggggaggggggaatcTCAACAGGAACATCTAAAAACTGATATGAAGTTCAAACTGTAAAAATGcattcaaatttttcataaaaCGTTTTTGGAATTATTCTCCAGGTAGTTGCATGGCTtgataactactccctccatcccaaaatgtttgacaccgttgactttttaaaaaatatttgaccattcatcttattcaaaaaatttaagtaattattaatttttttcctatcatttgatttattgttaaatatttttatttatacatatagttttacacatttcacaaatttttttgaataagacaaacgatcaaacatgtttaaaaaagtcaacggcatcaaacatttaggaaatGAGGGAGTAGTTTGATTGACAACTAACATGGGATTTTTGGTCCTTTGATCCAGTTTAGTGGCGAATGCCCAGCAGTTCTGGAATGAGTGGGAGATCCAGTGCCTTGTGCTTGCGAGCTTTAGCTTGCAAGTGTTCCTTCACTTCTTCTCTAGCATTCGCAAGGGTAACACCTCCCGGTTATTAAGCTCGCTGCTTTGGCTGGCATACTTGTTAGCCGACTACGTTGCAACATTCACGCTGGGTCGCCTGACGCTCCACGTTGATGATCCACGCCATCAGCTTGTGCTCTTCTGGACACCgctcctgctgctgcatctTGGTAGCCAAGAGACAATTTCGGCCTTCTCCATTGAGGATGCAATGCTGTGGAAGCGTCACCTCCTTGGCCTCGTCTCCCAGGTGGCCCTGGCAATTTATATCGTAGCAAAGTCATGGCGTCCGGACAAGCAACTTTTGGGGCCCTTGGTGCTTATGTTCATTTCTGGAACAATCAAGTATGCGGAGAGAACATGGGCACTTATGACTGCCAGCAGCTCAATGTCGCCAGGGAGCGATTCCATGGCAGATCATGTGCTGGGGGTACAAGACGATGTTATCTTAGACGCTAAATCCTATTTTGATGAGTTGCATAGTATTTTCCCTGGGAAGAATGTGCTGGACATTGAAGGTCacaatggaggaagaagaacagaTGACGATGGCTATGAGGGTCTGGTGATGGCTGCTGGCAAGGGCTTCCGGTTATGCCTTGATTTTCTGACAGACATGACCCCTTTCCTGGTATGGTCTAACACAGACACTATAATTGATAGTGCCATTAAGAAGCTCCGTACTTCAAATCCTGAAACACAAGTGCAGATGGCTTATAAACTGGTGGAGATCCAGCTCTCACTTATCTATGATTACTTATACACCAAGTATGGGGCACTTCAGTTCCGCCTTGGCCTTGTCAGCAGCGGAATCGAGCGGCTCATTACATTTTTCTCAACTTTGGCAGCCCTAGGCTTGTTTGTGGGTGCCAATCTCAAGGGGCCATTCAACTACAGCAGAGAAGATGTCATGGTGTCCTACGTTCTGCTAGCCGGTGCAATCACACTGGACATATCCTCCATCTTCATGCTTATCTCGTCATATTGGCTGCAGTTACACCGGAGAGGTGGCTTGTTTGGCTGTTCTTTCAGTCTTGCCAAGTGTGTTCATGCAGGGAGCAAACCACTGTGGTCAGAGAAGATAGCGCAGTATAACttgattgatgcatgcatccaagaAGAACGTGGTGGCATAATATGCGGTTGGGTGATGAGGAGGACAGGCATTGTGTCTGACATCAATATGAGTAATACAGTCTCTCCTGAACTGAAGAAATTGGTACTGGACAAACTGTTCGAGGTAGCAAGCACCCGGAGTGTAAGTGATTACTGGGACTGGGATTTCAGCAAGTACCGTGGCATGTGGTTGCAGTGGTGGCTGCAGGAGGGGAGAATCCAAGCTGACATAGCTCAAGGAATACTAACTGATGGCATAACCGACACTGACTTGTATTTTCCAATGACAGTCATTGTTTGGCACATCGCGACGGAGATGTGCTGGTTCGCCGACGAGGATGACTATTCCCCATGCAGGGCCCCGAGCATGGAGCTGTCAAGGTATGTCATGTACCTCGTTGCAAAACGGGATGTGATGAGTGGCAGCAATGGACACTTTGAGCTTGGCAAGGCACGCCGCCAGGTGAAGCGCATCCTTGAAGGACGGGGTATCAGTGATGAGAGGGGGCTCCTGAAGTATGCACGACAGGCAACCGGCCAGGTGACCGAACCATGCTTCGGTCGTGGCCGGGCAATCTCTGAGCACCTTCTCAAAATAAGCAACAGAGCTCTGCGCTGGGAGCTAATCTCCATGCTGTGGATCGAGATGTTGTGCTATCTTGGACCCAATTGCGGGGCTCAGTTCCATGCCAAGCATTTGAGCACTGGTGGTGAGTTTGTCACGCATGTCAGGATCCTACTGGTTGTTCTTGGCATTCCTTTTCTCAGGTCTGACATGAAACCAGGGAAATTCTGAGAAAGAAACTAATGATTGCGCCTGCAGCTTTGTTTCGAGAAAACCCCTTTGTATGTGTGTCACTATGTATTTATGTTAGCTTGGGCTGTTTGTTCCAGTCGTATGTATCTTTGCATAAACCTAAGTTTCAGAAAATGCCTGATtttctattatctaaagtatttaCTTGGTTCTGTTGATTTGTTGTTTGTTGTAAGTTCAAATCTTGTGTTCCTTATGCTAAAGCTGCTTTCCTCCTGTCTGATACGTCTTAGAAGGTACGAATGATTACTCTGGCAGTAGAAAATTTTCACTgcaaaattttagttatatcTATAGATAATTTTTCGAGTTATGGAAATTAATTTGTATTCTGTATCATCTAggagtctctctctctctctctctgtgtagTGCTATGTTTAACTTCTCATGGTTGATCTATTTAGAGTTTGGAGGATGTTGAAACAGATATGCAAACCTCATACCTGCAAACTGTATTCGATTTTCCTGATTCTGTAGATTAACAAAGAAATATGACTGAATGGAGCATGGCTCACTGTTCTTCGCCTTTTTATATTTAACTAATCCCTCTACTTCTCCAAATAGAGGGAGGGAAGAGACAAGAGTCGATCGTATGCCAAAACATTGACTCTTGGCACGAAATGCGAGAGAAAACATACACAGagccatcgtttggcttattcgtggaataagcgaaacgacatatttacaaacgaaaagtaatttgtgaataaaacttttatatacgtgtccttaatgatctaaaagcaaaggctgaaaaataaacttcgatgaaaaaaccttaaaatcagctctacatttaaggttgaaaattcaaattttagtcgataagtataaacataagcgaaaagatgatgGCCATATAGTCCTGCATAGTAGTAAAAAAAGTTAATTAGGGAATAGATAAGTGTGTGTTTTGAGTTGTTAACATATTTGTGGATAGCTGTTTGATGATGCGTACTAATTAAGAGCTCAAATCAAGCTCAACCGTTGAACATGCCCTTATCAGGACGAATGTTGCatatctactctctccgtctcaaaataaaccaacctctCGTACGGtcgtactggatgtgacacatcctagtaccaGATTCAccatactaggatgtgtcacatgccGTACGATGTTGGTTTATATTAGGATTAGgatgttggtttattttgggatggagagagtaccaGGCATTCGTTGACAAGATATTGATCGATCACGGTCCTGCAGCCCAAGAGTATAAGCACAGTACCTGGTGACAGTCTGTCAGAAGGAACTGATTTTCCAGAGAATCAAGCTTGAGTGTACTTATGGCGTACTTTGGTGGCAGTAATAGAGTTCTCTGATCCAGAATGACCTTTTTGATTAGCTTTGTAGTATGGCGTGAGCCGGACAAAAGGATCGGAGGTTGTTAAGGCGTGAGCAGGAGGGAAGGAAGATGCTACTACGCAGTAGCACTGGTATATGTAATCGGAAGATCCATCAATTGGCACTAATCTTTCATCCTAGCTAATCCCATTCCTCTGGGTATAATCTCGCATTCTCCAATTCCCTAATCCTCCATTCTTGCTGTAATCTGCCTCGGAGTCTTTGCATAATTTCGACCATGGACGACGTTGGAGGttagtcgatttttttttaaaaaaaaattcgcaGGTGAATTGTGAATTAAATGTACGTCCTGATAACTACAGCTGAGAAGCAAAGACAGCAACATTCTACTGGTCCTACCGGCTAGCTCCTCCTGGTCGTTCCTCTCGCAGAGACCGCAATAGCGGCTGACAAGTTGTAGCAGCGCTCTGGTTGCAGTCATGAGCGGCATGAGGTGATATTCCATCTTTCTTAGTACTAGTAcattgttactccctccatctataaaGACATATATTATTGTGAACGTAAAATTAGAAATTAGAAAATATACTAGTGAGGAGCACTTTTTTTCTCGTAAAGATAAAGATTTTACCTCGGTTTTCGTTAGTATGCTTTTCAAACCACAAAATGAAAacgttttatatgaaagttcCTTTAAAGTATCAAATATATCCATTTTTCACGTTTCTAATaaataaaactcaattaatcacacgttaatgACTTTCTCTTTTGCGTGCCCGCTTTTAATCTTCATATTCAGAAGATTTGAACGGGCATAAGTCTTTAAGATCAAAATCTAACTAAACTAAACAAgtgttactccctctgtcccaaattataaggactatatttttttacacggtcttcaataacatactttgactagtattttatttcattctatgatcccaacaaatatgaaattataGCATCATATGAAAGTACTTCAAAATatgaatctagtgatataacatgcataatactaAGTATACATATAgctagtatgattattagtcaaaagctaccgagtttgatttttcttaaaaaaaaggcgCTCTAtaatttgagacggagggagtatgatggGTAGGTGTCACACCTTATGCCCTAGAATATTTTTGGAGTTGTCAACAACTGCTTGAATAGATTGGAACATAAAAAGACTGATCCATACTTCAATGGACATAAAGATACTTAgagagacaaaaaaaattgcacgAAAATATTTGGAATTTCTATTAATGCAGTTGTACAGTTTCTAAACAAAGAAACTAATGTAGATCTTTGGCCCTTTGATCAGCTCACTGGCACGTGCCCTGCAACTCTGGAACGAGTGGGAGATCCAGTGCCTGGTACTAGCGAGCTTCAGCTTGCAAGTCTTCCTCCACTTGTTCTCAAGCACTCGCAAGGCTAACACCTCCCGTGTTCTAAGCTTTCTTCTCTGGCTGGCCTACTTGTCAGCCGACTACATTGCGACCTTCACACTAGGGCGTCTGGCGCTCTACGTTGGCGATCCACACCATCATCAGCTCGTGCTCCTCTGGACGCCTCTCCTGCTGCTGCACCTTGGTAGCCAGGAGACGATCTCTGCCTTCTCCATTGAGGATGCAATGCTGTGGAAGCGTCACCTCCTCGGTCTCGTCACCCAAGTGGCCCTAGCGATCTACATCATGGTCAAGTCATGGCACCCGGACAAGCAGCTCTTGGCGCCATTGGTGCTGATGTTCATCTCTGGAACAATCAAGTATGTCGAGAGAATATTGGTTCTCATGGCAGCTAGCAGGGCGATGGAGCCAGGAGGTGATTCTGTGGCAGATCATGTGATGGATGTACAAGATGATGTTATCATCGATGCCAAGTCCTATTTCCGAGAGCTGCATAATATTTTCCCGGGGAAGGAAGTGCAGGATCTAGATGTCCGTGATGGAAGAATAAGAGAAGCTGATGAAGCTTACCAGGGCCTGGTGATGGCTGCCGGCGAGGGCCTTCGGATATGCCTAGGTTTTCTGACTGACATGACCCCTTTCCTGGTATGGTCGTCTAAAGAAGACACTATCATTGAGAGAACCGTCGAGAAGCTTCGTAGTTCAGATCCCGACACACAGGTGGAGATGGCTTATAAGCTGGTTGAGATCCAACTCTCACTGATCTATGACTACATGTACACTAAGTATGGGGCGCTTCAGTTCCGCCTTGGCCTTGTCTACAGCGTAATCGCCCGGCTGATTACGTTTTGCTCAACCTCGGTAGCCCTAAGGTTGTTTGTAGGGACCGATCTAAAGGGGCCATTCAACTACAGAAGAGAAGATGCAATGGTGTCCTATGTACTGCTAGTTGGTGCTGTCACCCTGGACATATCCTCCATCTTCAAGCTCATCTCATCATATTGGTTGCAGTTACACCAAACAGGTGGCTTGTTTGGCTGTGTTTTCAGCCTTGTCAGATTTGTTAATCCATGGAGCAAACCCCTCTGGTCGGAGAAGATACCGCAGTATAACCTGATCGACGCATGCATCCAAGAAGAACGTGGCAGCATAATATGCGGATGGGTAGTGAGGAAGACGGGTATCATGCCTGACATCGACATGAGTAAGACGGTCTCTCCTGAACTGAAAAAGCTCGTATTGGACAAATTGACTGAGGTTGCCACCACCCGTAGTGTAAGTGACTACTGGGACTGGGATTCCAGCAAGTACAGTGGCATGTGGTTGCAGTGGTGGCTGCAGGAGGGGAGAATCCAAGATGACATTGCTCAAGGGATACTAACCGATGGCATCATCGATACCGTCTTGTATTTTCCAATGACCGTCATTGTTTGGCACATCGCGACGGAGATGTGCTGGTTCGCCGACAAGGATGATCGCTCCCCGTGCAGGGTTCCGAGCATGGAGCTGTCGAGATATGTAATGTACCTCGTCGTGAAGCGTGACGTGATGAGTGGCACCAATGGGCATTTTCGGCTTGGTAAGGCACGCCGCCTGCTGAAGCGCATCATTCGAGCTTCCACCGTCCATGATGAGAAGACACTCTTGCGGTATGTGCGGCAGTCACCCGGGGTGACTGAGCCATGCTTTAGTCGTGGCCGTGTGATCACCGATCACCTTCTCAAGATAAGCAACGGAGCTCAGCGTTGGGAGCTCATCTCCATGGTGTGGATTGAGATGCTGTGCTACCTTGGACCAAACTGTGGGGCTCAGTTCCATGCCAAGCATCTCAGCACTGGTGGCGAGTTCGTCACACATGTCAGGATCCTACTGGTTATTCTTGGCATTCCTTTTCTAAGGTCGGACATGAAACCAGGAAAGTTTTGATTAAACCAATTCAAGTTTGTTTCGAGAAATTCTCTTGTATGTATGTAACTATGTATACAGTGGTGGAGCCTGCTAGAAGTTTATATGAATGGAGCCACACCTATAGGGTTCAACTCTATTTTCTTACCCAAATTCTCTACAAATTCATACACTTTTCTGAAATTTATATGAATGGATCTCAGGCCTAGGGTTTGAGCCATAGCTGTCCAAggcctggatccgcccctgtatgtgtatatgtatgttAGCTCGGACTATCGCTGCCAGCGCCATTTGCATCTTCATATAAACTTAAGTTTCAGAAGTTGCATGGTTTCTATTATCTAAGGTATTTCCTTGGTTCTGTTGATTTGTTTGTTAATTAGTACAAACCTTGTGTTCTTATGCTAAAACTGCTTTTCTCATGTCTGATATTTTGTCTAGCAACTTTCTATCAAGAATTCTTTCGATCATTTTGCAATTGAATTCTTTTTCAAATTGAGGTTCATATTTTCTTACTTTCTTAGCTCCCTTTTGATTATTGATGCGAGGCAAAcaaaaatttttcttttttcaaagtCATATGGGCTCTTAGCAGCCTAGTGACATGATCTTAAGACATATGGCACTACtacaaaatcgattttcgcaggcAGTCAGAATCGATTTTCACAAGCGGCTAGACGGTCCGCATCCTGGAGTCTACCCGTGTGGTCAGCACAACcgcatttttgcatgcggtcaCCAATACCGACCGCACGCGAAAAAAATTtcagcgaaaaaaataaaaattccaaaacACCAAatccgccgaaaccctagcatGCCGCCGATTGAAACCCTAACGTTGCCGTGGCCGGCACCACCGCCATCGTGGTGCTCACCATAGTCCGCTACTGTCGACGTTGTCGCCGTAGTAGTCAACGAGGACTGGGGCCGGGGAGGCGGATCCGCCCCtcccgagggcggcggcgctggatcCGCTGTCCGTCATCGCGCCCCTCATGGGGCCAAGGACGgcaccaccctcgccgcctgCAGTTGTCGTCACTAATTCCTTTCCCTAGGGCGTCGGATCCGTCCCTCCTGAGGACAGCGGTGACGGATtgaccgccaccgcctccctccaccATTGTGAGTGTGTCGTCGTCACTCTTGCCgtagtcgccgccggcgccattccTGAAAAAGCCCATCACCGCCAGCCGGAGGTGAGAAGATAAGGATGAGGATGCGAGAAGGTGAGACAGAGAAGGTGGcttgaaaaaaattgaagatgttgaTAGGGAGGGGGAAATTAGACTTGAATCGGGTATTTAAGAGACTCGCCTGCGAAATTGCATTATTGCATGTAGTCGCTAAAGAGGTCTGCCTgtgaaaataaatctatttttgcagGCAGGCCTCTTTAAGTGGCTGCCTGCAATAATGCATTTTCGCAGGTAGCCTTGAACCAATACAATGGGGAGCAATTTTTGCATGCGGGACATTTATGGTCTGTCTACAACCTATAGGGGGCCTAGTCCACAAAAATCGATAACATAGTAGTGTGGCTTGCTAatgtaaaaacaaaaaaaatgtgttaCGACCGACCTATTTGAACAAAGTACGCCTTGAGTCAAGTTGTTGCAGTAGGAGGCTCTAGATCGCTCCAATTTGTCAAACTATTTCCATTACCGCAATTTACTTTTCAAAATATTATATAGTCGCTTAGCTCACATGGAAAGGCATGCGGTCTAAATTTGATAATGCTGAAGCACTTCCAGCTTTTGACCAAGCAAGTAAACTAACAGGTGATGCAGATAATACTAATAATATGATGACAAGCTGTCATTGCAAGAAAATAAATTTGGCAACACATAGTAGCATGTAATCAGCATCCCCCATCGACCATTTGACACAGGAGGGTacataaagaaaataataatttagcCCGCAGCAATAACTCTTCAAGTTCTCATCTTCTTTGGTTAGAGTCATCTGCAAATTTAGAAAAAGAGTGAAATGCACTATGGACCACTCCTTTTTACAAGTTTTCCATATTTGTATTAGCGTGTATCAATCTTTTCTCTTTGATCTCACATTAAACcagatttcttcttcatctctcctctcccatttTTCTTCATTGTTGAGATGAGCCATTGCCGCCCAGCTCAAGCACGGCTCGTGTGGCCGTGCCACTCGGAATGGCACTTACGTTCAAACACTGTTCACCTTCGGCTAGATTTGGAAGGAGCTAGTAAAAGAAGAAAGTATTATGCTCATAGGGGATGAACAGCAGATGACAATGATCATCCCCAACTTGAGTGGCTCGATCAGTCAATCTGAAGGGGAGGAAAGGCTAGAAATGATATAGGATCTTCGATAGGAAGCCCAATCTCACCTTTATCTGCATCCTAGAGCTGCTCGAGCATGACGGCGTCTCGTATGAAGTGCAATCTAGCAAAACGAGTGGCTTCGAGTCCAAACATGATATCCATGTGGTGACGAGCAATGCTACGACCCTTGTGTCGTGTGGGCAGGCTGACGGCGATGGCTGGGTCGAGGATTGATCACTAGTGTGGCAGTGTCTCGTGCATTCGAGATTCGGCCTCTACAAAGAAAAAATCTTCCGTGGCCATCGTGTTTGGCCAATTGGTTCTATGGAGAAGATAGAATGAAGAGGAGCAGCATAGCCATGAGGAGAGGGACATAGACCAAAGTGAAACCATTGGCAAAGCTAAGTAAGATAAAAGTCTAGGTTGAATCCTAGCTTAATCTGCAGAAGATGTAAAAAATAGGTTACCTaatgtgcaatttactctttagaaaaacaagaaaagagTGAAAAAGATGTTTCTATTTTAGCAATGCAAGATCCCCACAAGAAGAAAACATACTCTACATatagaaagaaggaaaaagtcTAAATATCCCCCTAAACTTTAGATAGATGTCCGCCTAGCACCCTAAACTTTAAAACCGGACATCCAACCCCCATAAACTTTGCAAAACCGTTCATATTACCCTCTATAGTGGTTTTTATCTCATTCGTATACAAATTGGATGAGTTTGATCACTTGACATAcacattggacatatatattaaaatctcCACTTAAATCTTTCTTTTTACCAGTTGTTAGCTCTCACTTACAAACAAGTACCAACATAATAATAGTACGGTGATATGTATAGATTGATGACTTACAACTGATGATatgcaaatatgttatattagttatttaaaGTTGTTCGTTTAAGGttttaaaatatgaaaaacCACCATCCAAAACCACCTTAGGGGGTAATTCCGCGCTGGGTTTAAATTCTGATTTGAATTGTGGCCGGTGTTTGGGGGTGGGCCATTTGAAAGCTAACTGTCCTGGGCCTTTGTGCTATCAGGCTTGCTGTCTTCTTAGTCACTTGGCTCGTTTCTGCCATGCCCTTTAAAGGCCCAAAAGAAAGAAGATTTATCTATTCCGAATAATCTGTATAATCGGAGTAATTTTGTTTGGAGAGCTAAAAAGGTTCCTAATACTACTGCAAGAGTTTCTCCCATTATCTCTTCACCTACCAAAGCTGTTCTTCCTCAAGTTTCCAATCTACAGAGCTCTTCTTCACCGCCGGAGATGGCTAATGTCAACCCCAACCCTCACCGTTTCCTCCGACAAGGCCACATTGTTCACTTGGGTGGTAATCTTAGAGTTCCACGTGTTGATCTTACTACCCTTGAGAGGCCCCCTTGTTGTCATGAAGATTGACTTTGCTCCTTTAGTGGACAGAGTGGAGAGAAGGCTAACAGCTAGCTCAGCATTCTTACCCCAGGGTGGTAGGCTGACACCTATCAACTATGTTCTTTTTGCAGTCCCCACATGCTATATGTGTTCTCTTAAATTGCCTTTAACTATCATTAAGGCCATTG
Above is a window of Oryza sativa Japonica Group chromosome 10, ASM3414082v1 DNA encoding:
- the LOC4348217 gene encoding uncharacterized protein isoform X1, giving the protein MGLVANAQQFWNEWEIQCLVLASFSLQVFLHFFSSIRKGNTSRLLSSLLWLAYLLADYVATFTLGRLTLHVDDPRHQLVLFWTPLLLLHLGSQETISAFSIEDAMLWKRHLLGLVSQVALAIYIVAKSWRPDKQLLGPLVLMFISGTIKYAERTWALMTASSSMSPGSDSMADHVLGVQDDVILDAKSYFDELHSIFPGKNVLDIEGHNGGRRTDDDGYEGLVMAAGKGFRLCLDFLTDMTPFLVWSNTDTIIDSAIKKLRTSNPETQVQMAYKLVEIQLSLIYDYLYTKYGALQFRLGLVSSGIERLITFFSTLAALGLFVGANLKGPFNYSREDVMVSYVLLAGAITLDISSIFMLISSYWLQLHRRGGLFGCSFSLAKCVHAGSKPLWSEKIAQYNLIDACIQEERGGIICGWVMRRTGIVSDINMSNTVSPELKKLVLDKLFEVASTRSVSDYWDWDFSKYRGMWLQWWLQEGRIQADIAQGILTDGITDTDLYFPMTVIVWHIATEMCWFADEDDYSPCRAPSMELSRYVMYLVAKRDVMSGSNGHFELGKARRQVKRILEGRGISDERGLLKYARQATGQVTEPCFGRGRAISEHLLKISNRALRWELISMLWIEMLCYLGPNCGAQFHAKHLSTGGEFVTHVRILLVVLGIPFLRSDMKPGKF
- the LOC4348217 gene encoding uncharacterized protein isoform X2 translates to MLWKRHLLGLVSQVALAIYIVAKSWRPDKQLLGPLVLMFISGTIKYAERTWALMTASSSMSPGSDSMADHVLGVQDDVILDAKSYFDELHSIFPGKNVLDIEGHNGGRRTDDDGYEGLVMAAGKGFRLCLDFLTDMTPFLVWSNTDTIIDSAIKKLRTSNPETQVQMAYKLVEIQLSLIYDYLYTKYGALQFRLGLVSSGIERLITFFSTLAALGLFVGANLKGPFNYSREDVMVSYVLLAGAITLDISSIFMLISSYWLQLHRRGGLFGCSFSLAKCVHAGSKPLWSEKIAQYNLIDACIQEERGGIICGWVMRRTGIVSDINMSNTVSPELKKLVLDKLFEVASTRSVSDYWDWDFSKYRGMWLQWWLQEGRIQADIAQGILTDGITDTDLYFPMTVIVWHIATEMCWFADEDDYSPCRAPSMELSRYVMYLVAKRDVMSGSNGHFELGKARRQVKRILEGRGISDERGLLKYARQATGQVTEPCFGRGRAISEHLLKISNRALRWELISMLWIEMLCYLGPNCGAQFHAKHLSTGGEFVTHVRILLVVLGIPFLRSDMKPGKF
- the LOC136353763 gene encoding uncharacterized protein, which translates into the protein MSGMSSLARALQLWNEWEIQCLVLASFSLQVFLHLFSSTRKANTSRVLSFLLWLAYLSADYIATFTLGRLALYVGDPHHHQLVLLWTPLLLLHLGSQETISAFSIEDAMLWKRHLLGLVTQVALAIYIMVKSWHPDKQLLAPLVLMFISGTIKYVERILVLMAASRAMEPGGDSVADHVMDVQDDVIIDAKSYFRELHNIFPGKEVQDLDVRDGRIREADEAYQGLVMAAGEGLRICLGFLTDMTPFLVWSSKEDTIIERTVEKLRSSDPDTQVEMAYKLVEIQLSLIYDYMYTKYGALQFRLGLVYSVIARLITFCSTSVALRLFVGTDLKGPFNYRREDAMVSYVLLVGAVTLDISSIFKLISSYWLQLHQTGGLFGCVFSLVRFVNPWSKPLWSEKIPQYNLIDACIQEERGSIICGWVVRKTGIMPDIDMSKTVSPELKKLVLDKLTEVATTRSVSDYWDWDSSKYSGMWLQWWLQEGRIQDDIAQGILTDGIIDTVLYFPMTVIVWHIATEMCWFADKDDRSPCRVPSMELSRYVMYLVVKRDVMSGTNGHFRLGKARRLLKRIIRASTVHDEKTLLRYVRQSPGVTEPCFSRGRVITDHLLKISNGAQRWELISMVWIEMLCYLGPNCGAQFHAKHLSTGGEFVTHVRILLVILGIPFLRSDMKPGKF